aggattttttttgtcaaagcaaATTTCTCTCCTTCTGTTTCTTCACCTTTAGAGCCGGAACGTGTCAAATATGTTCCCACTCTCTGCTCTTGACATCACATGGCTTTTGTCTGTGTTCTGTGGCTCCTCGTGCCAGGAGGAGAGTGCCCTCCACAGCCCTGACTCACATGGTTAATGTGGATGTGCGCTTACTTTCTCCTCCTcttgcttcttttctttttttacactctAGCTGTCTTACTCTcaccctcctcctctcatctaACTCTCTCTCCTCACTCTCTCAATCTCTCTCTCCTTTTGATCACTTTGGTCCCTTGCTCCACACACTCTCTCTCCCTTACTCCTACACAGCTctgtcactcactcacacactcatACCGGCTCTCCCTGGGTAACATCTTCACCATCGGAGATCCTCAGCGTGTCTGTGTTTTGCCAGGTGGACGTGGTGCCGTACTCCCTACAGTCACCATTTCCACCCCGGAGAGTTCCACGCTGGCAGCGCAGCCCCTTCCTCGGCTGAGCATCGGGCGGAAGACCCTGGTGGCAGCTGCCGTAGGGGTCatgctggtcctggttctggtggtCCTCATCCCTGTGCTGGTGAGCTCGGTTGGCACAGGAAGCGCAGACGAGAGTGCGAGCCACTACGAGATGCTGGGCACCTGCCGGATGGTTTGTGACCCCTTCCCCAGCACAGGGACCACCGGCACAGGCGTACATCTGGGCACAGATACAGTAACTTCAGCCCTGCAGGTGGACAACGACGCAGATTTGGGTGATCATAGTATCGGTCCGCCGCTGCCAACTTACAGTGCTCACGGCCCACAGGGGAAACCGGGGCGTCCGGGGAAGCCTGGACCCCCAGGACCTCCCGGAGAGCCAGGCCCACCAGGACCTAAGGGACCACCAGGAGATATGGACATTGTGCGGACAGGGATACTAGGTTTAGGGGGTAAAGGGTCAGTCAGCACAACCACTTACAATACCACTCCTCGGGTGGCGTTCTATGCAGGACTACGAAACCCTCAAGAAGGCTACGATATTCTGCGGTTTGATGACGTGGTGACTAATATTGGTGGCAACTATGAGGGCGCAACAGGCAAGTTCACCTGTAAGATTCCTGGCACCTATTTTTTCATCTACAATGTCCTGATGAGGGGAGGAGATGGCACCAGCATGTGGGCTGACCTGATCAAGAATGGTCTGGTGGGTGATGATTTTAACTCTTCAAACACCTAAATCTGCACAAACATTCCTCCAGATATTTTACAAATAcactttcttatttattttaagatAGCAGAAGCACAAAGCTCCAAATACATGCTCATGATTGAAATAATTGATTTACTGACCTGAGCTATGAACTGAGAATCATTCACTACAATGAACGCACATCAAAATGCTCAGGgaacagtggaaccagtgtggCAACTGGCAGCCTGAATCGACAAGTCATGCATTCATGTGTATAGTGATTTTAGGTCTGGGCTTGGGTTGGTGTTATATTCCTGTATAATGACAATGCACAGTGGCAAGCTGCCAGATTGCGTATCGGTGCGTATTACACATCCAATGATGTCCACGTTGAAGTCAGTGGAAAGAGTGGAGCGCTATCTCAGCTCTGCACACATCAAAACACAGCCTGGGGTAGTGGCTAGTTCAAAGCTGGTGCCCTTTGAAATACAACAAACTTCTTGGAACCGGATGTGCTAGCATGCATTATCAGGCTGCCTGTCAGGTTCAGACGTTTCAGTACGGAACTATGATATTTGCTATGTTCATGGATAATTTTGTAATGTCTTTAAGGCCCCAGGTGAAGACAGTGATCAAACACCATGTAAATCTGAACCTAGTCGTTTTTCTGCAAACACCTCAACCAGTCTGCAACAAGAGGCTGGATACCAAAGCACAGCCACATATACACTGTAACACAGTTTGGTAAATATCTAACATGATAAATATTTTTTAACATCTGTCTTTTTCAGGGTAGGTTGTTGTGTTTTTCTACTGAATATCACTGCAAATTTCACCCTATGCTTTATCTTTAGGAAGTTATATATAACAAACCAAAACCTACCAACACACTAAATTGCATTATAGTTAATAAATCTGCTATTTAGGTACAAATTCCTTTAAAGCCCatgtaaaaatacttaaaatctTGTGTGCTGTCTCATCGTCAATACGTTAGTTTACAGATTATAAGTCTTATACTGTAGAACGTCTTCTCACTAATGTTTCCTGTTTCCAGAGCTGTGTCTCTTTTAGTTGTAATTATTcagttaaataaataatgttaaagttGGGTCAGCCATAATAAGGTCAGACAACGCCCTCCCTCGCCCTGATGTAAAATCATTACACCATATGAAACCTGTCCAAATACACACGTTCTACTTGCActgttgaaaatgaaaatgtaagtTACAATTATGATCAGATTTTGCAGCTAATGAACtacataataacacaataataccaACAAAAAGATCTAAAGCCAGAGTAGTAAATTGTTTCATACAATATAATTAAATATgtctttaaatatatttttaatttatttaatttgttttaatttaaataaatatctttaaatattgcagctgtaaactgttaaatttcatggtgagatcaataaagtcttatcttatttcatcttatctcatctcatcttatctcatctcatctcaccttatcttatcttatctcaccttatcttatcttatcttatcttatcttatcttatcttatcttatcttatcttatcttatcttatcttatcttatcttatcttatcttatcttatcttatcttatcttatcctaaatAGCAAGACAATACTTGACAATTAAATCTTAGGTTCATGACAACACTTACAACACACTCCCCCCAcatccaaacacacaaatgtagCCTCTCTGGTGTGTAGTTTGGTTCATATCAACACTCTATTGATGCTAATTGATAACAAAATGGTCATTCTAGCATTTGATGTGACCTTTTTATGACAAAAAAGAGCGTAAGTTTCAACACTGATAATACAGGACTTCAGCTAAAGATGGAAACTGTTATATCATCTTACTTTAGCCATTATTCTCTACACATCCCTGAAAAAGTCCCTAAAATTACTCACATAAATCAGATAAATAGTTTTACCCAGTTACAATAAAGTAGGATTTCATAGTACTGAACATTTTAGTCTGGTTGTAGAGGAGTCTGTGCAGCCGTAGAGTGGAGGTTGGATGCAGGTATGAGACTCGCCTGAATTGCCCTTATCCTTCAAAAATCTATCATCATGCTGTCATTCATGGCTTAACCTTTCCTCTCAGACCCCCACAGCCCCCTGATGCACACTTTGTACTTTATCAGCACTAATTAGAACTTAGTGCTCCTATTTCAGTCGTAACTTGGGTTAGAAGTAGCACAATAACGAGCCATAATAACCCAGTAACCCTGATTATAACACATTAGGCAAAGCTTAAAGGGAATATTCGCTTCATTAGCTACAAAATATTCTTTCTTTTTGCAGGCATAAACATACAGAGGAGAATTTTGCTTTATGTTTTAGACATAAAACTACCCAAGCGCTGATAATTTCAGGTGGATGGATGAGGAAAACGGGAGGTGATGGGATAGTATGTACTGCCAGTGCTCCTCAGAGGCTGGCTAAATCAAGTCTGACCCTTTAAGTTGAGTCATAGGCTTGTTTACTAAGGGAAAAAACAAGATGCTCATATGGGGACACACTCTGGACAAAGTCAGAATGTCCCTGTTGAAGTGAGTCTCTACATCagacaaatgttttgttttgaaaaataatattacgtAGATATTGAATGGAGGTCTAATTATAGTATATAGTCTAGtctatttttgatatgtgcagcctttttgtgttttgtgcttagtcagaatttactctgatatgtgtaggatgtTTGAGTTACTTATGAGATTTGACATAGGAATgtagggtaggtagaaggatgtaagggggcaggagattataagttaaacttcatcccgctccttttcaaatgttttcctttctttttatataaatcgtTTGTCATTCAGTTTTAATGTtatgttcgaaataaacaaactagaaaagcagtcagagagcgcagacctccgccaaggcagatcagccccctcccccaatcaccaccaaaatgtcatcatttgttccttgtgcttgtataaacatttcctgaaaatttcatcaaaatccatccataagtttttgagttatcttgctaacagacagactaacaaacaaaccccccccacaTCCCACAGCCCCAGAGGCGGAGGtaactagagaagcactcggagagcgcagacctccaaggcagatcagtgcccccccccccacacacacacacacacacacaccccaccccacctccgatcaccactaacatgtaatcatttgttccttgtgtcagtaacaacatttcctgaaaatttcatccaaatccgtccataactttttgagttatcttgctaacagtcaaacacaaacaaaccccaatgaaaatataacttccttggcgaaggtaacaaacaaactataagaaaatacaggTATCCTTTGTAAAATATAGATTTTTCTCAGCTTTCCGCGTATATTTCTTCACTTTCTCTCTGCTTGTCTGTGTGCATGTCACATTTCAGGTCAGAGCCAGTGCCATCgcccaagaccaggaccagagttaTGACTACGCCAGCAACAGTGTCATTCTTCATTTGGATGCAGGCGATGAGGTTTTCATAAAATTGGACGGGGGGAAGGCTCACGGGGGCAACAGCAACAAATACAGCACCTTCTCAGGGTTCATCCTTTATGCTGACTGAGGCCTGGACTGGACGTGGGCTCAGGGGTGAAAGGTCACAGATAGATGACATTCACTTCTTGACTTTCACTGGTACTAAGGGTAATGTTTCTcatagccactgatcctcactCAGAGTGTTTTGATATTCCACGGTTGGTGGAGTATGGTTGTGGATCTGTGGTTATAGGTACACTTTACCTCCTCATCCATATGTTCCATTGTGATACAGGGTGCCTATGCCATTTTTTTCTGATGGACAGTGACGGTGACTGCCATGTGTCATGCTGGCGCGTCGTAACAAGTCTGACCGTGCACAAGCGTCACCATCATTTACGAGCTGCCATTTCAGGTTCAAGTTTGGAAATCCACCAGTCGTGGCCACtgcagtgtatgtatgtgttgtaTAGagttattatgatgtttgtataaGATATTGTGCTTCAGCGACTGAGGACATATATTTTGTCACAAAAAATTGGTCAAATATTGGAAAGCAGAATGATATTTTGATTGTCACAAAATGTATTGTGTCTCCATGTGATGATTTGGGAAAATCATGTCATATTAGCCCATGATATTTGGCATTATGTTAGTGTTTAAACTGTATCAGTCTAACATTGAATCTTGCTGTCAAAATACAGTCAAAATATTGTCAACTCTACACCTATAATGTGTCAGTACAAATGTAGCTGTTGATACATAGTTGTACCATTTAATCATGTAATGGTTAATGTGCTTATTTGTAAAAGCTTCATTTATTTTATCCATGCATGTCACACTTGTGAAAATGTATTGTTTGTTTCTGGAAATGAGAGCCGATAATGAAAAAAtacaatgattttaaacaaagcTGAAATAACTAGATGTGGGTTTTAAGCTTCTACTGTCAGTGTCTACTTGTAATGTCACATACCTAATCTACGCCTCGATCAGCTGATCTCTGGCTTTTTGTCAAACCAGTTTTCAGTCCTGCAAATGTTACGTACAAGAGAGTCATACCAGCGCAGTAAGAAGCAATCAACATAGAGGTGATCACAGAGGGAGAGAGCAAAGCACAGCTGTGTTAAATGCCAAATGAAGCAggagatgattgtgtttcacAATCAAAGGAGAGATGTGCTTTTCCTCTAATGGGTGTGGAGACGCCGAAGATGTGATGGAAGAAAGTCAGGGGACGAGTGTTAGAACGTATCACGACAAAGCTTAGATCAATGATGGCAAGTGATCCAGGGC
The nucleotide sequence above comes from Sphaeramia orbicularis chromosome 19, fSphaOr1.1, whole genome shotgun sequence. Encoded proteins:
- the LOC115410477 gene encoding C1q-related factor-like, whose amino-acid sequence is MLVLVLVVLIPVLVSSVGTGSADESASHYEMLGTCRMVCDPFPSTGTTGTGVHLGTDTVTSALQVDNDADLGDHSIGPPLPTYSAHGPQGKPGRPGKPGPPGPPGEPGPPGPKGPPGDMDIVRTGILGLGGKGSVSTTTYNTTPRVAFYAGLRNPQEGYDILRFDDVVTNIGGNYEGATGKFTCKIPGTYFFIYNVLMRGGDGTSMWADLIKNGLVRASAIAQDQDQSYDYASNSVILHLDAGDEVFIKLDGGKAHGGNSNKYSTFSGFILYAD